One genomic region from Microtus ochrogaster isolate Prairie Vole_2 unplaced genomic scaffold, MicOch1.0 UNK46, whole genome shotgun sequence encodes:
- the LOC102000309 gene encoding taste receptor type 2 member 117-like, translating to MEHFLQSISDIFWNTFMIILIMELVIGNLGNGFLVLVNCMNWVKRKKISFINQILTALATSRICMFLLLFKTLLIFSMYPDSIRTSGMTQVLINSWMIVNHFSIWLATCLGVFYFLKIGNFSNFLFLYLKWRVKKAVSVVLLASLVLLFLNTLLINLEFNVCISEYQRNVSYSFASHYQAQCHRHVLILHTTFLFVPFGVCLSSFLLLIFSLWTHHKKMQQHAQGSRDARTTAHIKALKTVIAFLLLYTIFILSVLIQIWKYELTKKNLFILFCQVVYIAFPSFHSCVLILGDMKLRQASLSLCCRAWKAGSKIWKSQNFRTLEIMLYILGKD from the coding sequence atggagcaTTTTCTGCAATCAATAAGTGATATCTTCTGGAACACATTTATGATCATTTTAATCATGGAATTAGTAATTGGAAATTTAGGAAATGGATTCTTAGTACTGGTGAACTGCATGAACTGGGTCAAGAGAAAGAAGATCTCATTCATAAATCAAATCCTCACTGCTTTGGCAACCTCTAGAATTTGTATGTTCTTGTTATTgtttaaaactttattaattttctcaatGTATCCAGATTCAATAAGGACTTCAGGGATGACACAAGTTCTTATTAATTCATGGATGATAGTCAATCATTTTAGCATCTGGCTTGCTACATGCCTtggtgtcttttattttctcaagataggcaatttttctaactttctttttctttatttaaagtgGAGAGTTAAAAAGGCAGTTTCAGTAGTATTGCTGGCATCTCTGgttctcttgtttttaaatactttactTATCAACTTGGAATTTAATGTGTGTATAAGTGAATATCAAAGAAACGTATCCTACAGTTTTGCTTCTCATTATCAGGCACAGTGTCACAGGCATGTGTTAATTCTTCACACCACTTTCCTGTTTGTACCctttggtgtgtgtctgtcttctttcctcctgctcatcttctccctctggaCACATCACAAGAAGATGCAGCAGCATGCCCAAGGATCCAGAGATGCCAGAACTACAGCCCACATTAAAGCCTTGAAAACTGTGATTGCCTTTCTCCTGCTATACACCATTTTTATCTTGTCTGTGTTAATACAAATTTGGAAATATGAGTTGACAAAGAaaaaccttttcattttattctgtcaGGTTGTATATATAGCTTTTCCTTCATTCCATTCGTGTGTCCTGATTCTGGGAGATATGAAGCTGAGACAAGCCTCTCTTTCTCTATGCTGTAGAGCCTGGAAAGCAGGCTCAAAAATATGGAAATCCCAGAACTTCAGAACACTAGAGATCATGTTGTATATTCTAGGCAaagattaa